From Canis lupus baileyi chromosome 16, mCanLup2.hap1, whole genome shotgun sequence, a single genomic window includes:
- the TRAF4 gene encoding TNF receptor-associated factor 4, giving the protein MPGFDYKFLEKPKRRLLCPLCGKPMREPVQVSTCGHRFCDTCLQEFLSEGVFKCPEDQLPLDYAKIYPDPELEVQVLSLAIRCIHSEEGCRWSGPLRHLQSHLNTCSFNVIPCPNRCPTKLSRRDLPAHLQHDCPKRRLKCEFCGCDFSGEAFESHEGVCPQESVYCENKCGARMMRRLLAQHAASECPKRTQPCTYCTKEFVFDTIQSHQYQCPRLPVPCPNQCGVGTVAREDLPGHLKESCSTALVLCPFKDSGCKHRCPKLAMARHVEESVKPHLAMMCALVSRQRQELQEMRRELEELSVGSDGVLIWKIGSYGRRLQEAKAKPNLECFSPAFYTHKYGYKLQVSAFLNGNGSGEGTHLSLYIRVLPGAFDNLLEWPFARRVTFSLLDQSDPGLAKPQHVTETFHPDPNWKNFQKPGTWRGSLDESSLGFGYPKFISHQDIRKRNYVRDDAVFIRASVELPRKILS; this is encoded by the exons TGAAGGAGTCTTCAAATGCCCTGAGGACCAACTTCCTTTGGACTATGCCAAG ATCTACCCAGACCCGGAGCTGGAGGTGCAGGTGCTGAGCCTGGCGATCCGCTGCATCCACAGTGAGGAGGGCTGCCGCTGGAGCGGGCCGCTCCGGCACCTGCAG AGTCACCTGAATACATGCAGCTTCAATGTCATCCCCTGCCCCAATCGCTGCCCCACCAAGCTGAGCCGCCGGGATCTGCCGGCACACTTGCAACACGACTGCCCCAAGCGGCGCCTCAAGTGCGAGTTCTGTGGTTGTGACTTCAGCGGGGAGGCCTTTGAG AGCCACGAGGGCGTGTGCCCCCAAGAGAGCGTGTACTGTGAGAACAAGTGTGGTGCCCGCATGATGCGGCGCCTGCTGGCCCAGCACGCTGCCTCTGAGTGCCCCAAGCGCACCCAGCCTTGTACCTACTGCACCAAGGAGTTCGTCTTTGACACAATCCAG AGCCACCAGTACCAGTGCCCGAGGTTGCCTGTGCCCTGCCCCAACCAGTGTGGTGTGGGCACGGTGGCTCGGGAGGACCTGCCTGGCCATCTGAAGGAGAGCTGTAGCACCGCCCTGGTGCTGTGTCCCTTCAAGGACTCCGGCTGCAAACACAGG TGTCCTAAGCTGGCGATGGCACGGCATGTGGAGGAGAGTGTGAAGCCACACCTGGCCATGATGTGTGCCCTGGTGAGCCGGCAGCGGCAGGAGCTGCAGGAGATGCGGCGGGAGCTGGAGGAGCTGTCGGTGGGCAGTGACGGCGTGCTCATCTGGAAGATAGGCAGCTATGGACGGCGGCTTCAGGAAGCCAAAGCTAAGCCCAACCTCGAGTGCTTCAGCCCGGCCTTCTACACACACAAGTACGGCTACAAGTTGCAGGTCTCTGCGTTCCTCAATGGCAACGGCAGCGGCGAGGGGACTCACCTCTCGCTCTACATTCGCGTGCTGCCAGGTGCCTTTGACAATCTCCTGGAGTGGCCATTTGCCCGCCGTGTCACCTTCTCCCTGCTGGATCAGAGCGACCCTGGGCTGGCTAAGCCACAGCATGTCACGGAGACCTTTCACCCTGACCCAAACTGGAAGAATTTTCAAAAACCGGGTACTTGGCGGGGCTCCCTGGATGAGAGTTCTCTGGGCTTTGGTTATCCCAAGTTCATTTCCCACCAGGATATCCGCAAGCGAAACTATGTGCGGGATGATGCCGTCTTCATCCGTGCCTCTGTTGAACTGCCCCGCAAGATCCTCAGCTGA
- the FAM222B gene encoding protein FAM222B isoform X1 yields the protein MLACLPGPGDLSFQLLSHTQMNTGLQKWDTTQKMRAAHYPTPAELDAYAKKVANNPLTIKIFPNSVKVPQRKHVRRTVNGLDTSAQRYSPYPTQAATKAGLLAIVKVPAKSILKDFDGTRARLLPEAIMNPPVAPYATVAPSTLAHPQAQALARQQALQHAQTLAHAPPQTLQHPQGIPPPQALSHPQSLQQPQGLGHPQPMAQTQGLVHPPALSHQGLQHPPNPLLHGGRKMPDSDAPPNVTVSTSTIPLSMAATLQHSQPPDLSSIVHQINQFCQTRAGISTTSVCEGQIANPSPISRSLLINASTRVSTHSVPTPMPSCVVNPMEHTHAATAALPAAGPVNLPTGISRAPTGYPSDLKPVAWNQHQLAHLQQMCSEAGGTPAPGLTGKHAAGRELAGPGFVGKAPAYPQELCLAQSFHLKPPLEKPTPSPPVNGLAAPLAYPNGHYFQPLWNNILPTPNSDSSGSQDLAMPFHGGQPTGAPLDCGTAAGAHYRAGTGGGPVASQNSLMQTVDYLSGDFQQACFREQSLAMLSKAHRAPGNRAPDPTDSRNLHIQHPGYR from the exons ATGCTAGCCTGTCTACCAGGGCCAGGTGACCTGTCCTTTCAGCTTCTTTCTCACACGCAGATGAACACTGGACTTCAGAAAT ggGACACTACACAGAAAATGAGAGCTGCTCACTATCCTACCCCAGCCGAATTGGACGCGTATGCTAAGAAGGTCGCAAACAACCCACTGACTATAAAAATCTTCCCCAACAGTGTGAAGGTTCCCCAGCGGAAACACGTTCGTCGTACTGTGAACGGCCTCGACACATCAGCCCAGCGCTACAGCCCCTACCCGACTCAGGCTGCCACCAAGGCAGGCCTGCTTGCCATTGTCAAAGTGCCAGCCAAAAGCATACTCAAGGACTTTGACGGCACCCGAGCCCGATTGCTCCCTGAGGCCATCATGAACCCCCCAGTGGCGCCCTATGCTACTGTGGCACCCAGCACTTTAgcccacccccaggcccaggctcTGGCCCGCCAGCAGGCCCTGCAGCATGCACAGACCCTGGCCCATGCCCCTCCCCAGACGCTGCAGCACCCTCAGGGTATCCCGCCACCCCAGGCGCTGTCCCAccctcagagcctccagcagCCTCAGGGCCTGGGCCACCCTCAGCCCATGGCCCAAACCCAGGGCCTGGTCCACCCTCCAGCCCTGTCTCACCAGGGTCTCCAGCACCCCCCCAATCCCTTGCTGCATGGAGGTCGGAAGATGCCAGACTCAGATGCCCCCCCGAATGTGACCGTGTCTACCTCAACTATCCCCCTTTCAATGGCGGCCACCCTGCAGCACAGCCAGCCCCCGGACCTGAGCAGCATCGTGCACCAGATCAACCAGTTTTGCCAGACGAGGGCAGGCATCAGCACTACCTCAGTGTGTGAGGGCCAGATCGCCAATCCCAGCCCCATTAGTCGCAGTCTGCTCATCAATGCAAGCACCCGGGTGTCGACCCACAGCGTCCCCACGCCAATGCCTTCATGTGTGGTCAATCCCATGGAGCACACCCATGCGGCCACAGCCGCACTGCCTGCCGCAGGCCCTGTCAACCTGCCCACAGGCATCTCTCGAGCCCCCACTGGCTACCCTAGCGACCTCAAGCCAGTCGCCTGGAACCAGCACCAGCTGGCTCACCTACAGCAGATGTGCAGTGAGGCTGGTGGGACGCCGGCCCCTGGCCTGACAGGCAAGCATGCAGCAGGACGCGAGTTGGCAGGGCCTGGCTTTGTGGGCAAGGCCCCTGCCTACCCGCAGGAACTCTGCCTGGCACAGTCCTTCCATCTGAAGCCACCCCTGGAGAAGCCAACCCCATCCCCGCCCGTCAACGGCCTGGCAGCCCCACTGGCCTACCCCAATGGTCACTACTTCCAACCCCTGTGGAACAACATTCTGCCCACTCCCAATAGCGACAGCTCGGGGTCTCAGGACCTCGCCATGCCGTTCCATGGTGGGCAGCCCACGGGTGCACCCCTTGACTGTGGGACGGCTGCTGGGGCCCACTACCGAGCAGGGACTGGGGGTGGTCCAGTGGCAAGCCAGAACAGCTTGATGCAAACAGTGGATTACCTAAGTGGGGATTTCCAGCAGGCCTGCTTTCGAGAACAGAGCCTGGCCatgctgagcaaggcccaccgaGCCCCTGGCAACCGAGCTCCTGATCCCACAGATAGTCGAAATCTTCATATTCAGCACCCTGGGTATAGATAG
- the FAM222B gene encoding protein FAM222B isoform X2 has protein sequence MNPPVAPYATVAPSTLAHPQAQALARQQALQHAQTLAHAPPQTLQHPQGIPPPQALSHPQSLQQPQGLGHPQPMAQTQGLVHPPALSHQGLQHPPNPLLHGGRKMPDSDAPPNVTVSTSTIPLSMAATLQHSQPPDLSSIVHQINQFCQTRAGISTTSVCEGQIANPSPISRSLLINASTRVSTHSVPTPMPSCVVNPMEHTHAATAALPAAGPVNLPTGISRAPTGYPSDLKPVAWNQHQLAHLQQMCSEAGGTPAPGLTGKHAAGRELAGPGFVGKAPAYPQELCLAQSFHLKPPLEKPTPSPPVNGLAAPLAYPNGHYFQPLWNNILPTPNSDSSGSQDLAMPFHGGQPTGAPLDCGTAAGAHYRAGTGGGPVASQNSLMQTVDYLSGDFQQACFREQSLAMLSKAHRAPGNRAPDPTDSRNLHIQHPGYR, from the coding sequence ATGAACCCCCCAGTGGCGCCCTATGCTACTGTGGCACCCAGCACTTTAgcccacccccaggcccaggctcTGGCCCGCCAGCAGGCCCTGCAGCATGCACAGACCCTGGCCCATGCCCCTCCCCAGACGCTGCAGCACCCTCAGGGTATCCCGCCACCCCAGGCGCTGTCCCAccctcagagcctccagcagCCTCAGGGCCTGGGCCACCCTCAGCCCATGGCCCAAACCCAGGGCCTGGTCCACCCTCCAGCCCTGTCTCACCAGGGTCTCCAGCACCCCCCCAATCCCTTGCTGCATGGAGGTCGGAAGATGCCAGACTCAGATGCCCCCCCGAATGTGACCGTGTCTACCTCAACTATCCCCCTTTCAATGGCGGCCACCCTGCAGCACAGCCAGCCCCCGGACCTGAGCAGCATCGTGCACCAGATCAACCAGTTTTGCCAGACGAGGGCAGGCATCAGCACTACCTCAGTGTGTGAGGGCCAGATCGCCAATCCCAGCCCCATTAGTCGCAGTCTGCTCATCAATGCAAGCACCCGGGTGTCGACCCACAGCGTCCCCACGCCAATGCCTTCATGTGTGGTCAATCCCATGGAGCACACCCATGCGGCCACAGCCGCACTGCCTGCCGCAGGCCCTGTCAACCTGCCCACAGGCATCTCTCGAGCCCCCACTGGCTACCCTAGCGACCTCAAGCCAGTCGCCTGGAACCAGCACCAGCTGGCTCACCTACAGCAGATGTGCAGTGAGGCTGGTGGGACGCCGGCCCCTGGCCTGACAGGCAAGCATGCAGCAGGACGCGAGTTGGCAGGGCCTGGCTTTGTGGGCAAGGCCCCTGCCTACCCGCAGGAACTCTGCCTGGCACAGTCCTTCCATCTGAAGCCACCCCTGGAGAAGCCAACCCCATCCCCGCCCGTCAACGGCCTGGCAGCCCCACTGGCCTACCCCAATGGTCACTACTTCCAACCCCTGTGGAACAACATTCTGCCCACTCCCAATAGCGACAGCTCGGGGTCTCAGGACCTCGCCATGCCGTTCCATGGTGGGCAGCCCACGGGTGCACCCCTTGACTGTGGGACGGCTGCTGGGGCCCACTACCGAGCAGGGACTGGGGGTGGTCCAGTGGCAAGCCAGAACAGCTTGATGCAAACAGTGGATTACCTAAGTGGGGATTTCCAGCAGGCCTGCTTTCGAGAACAGAGCCTGGCCatgctgagcaaggcccaccgaGCCCCTGGCAACCGAGCTCCTGATCCCACAGATAGTCGAAATCTTCATATTCAGCACCCTGGGTATAGATAG